In one window of Janthinobacterium sp. 1_2014MBL_MicDiv DNA:
- a CDS encoding RNA polymerase sigma factor — translation MNPSTLDGLEASNTADALAAASFGENGPGIVLRDFLAANYARLHRRLLRNLGCADLASDCLHDAWLRLADTSTPVYVQNPNAYVYRVACNVAMDQLRGKRSSQYDDEAAVEHLTDPAPGPDLIALARSDLAAVERAMQRMPYRHRSVLLALRIEEKTRQEVADEYQVSLTNVDTMLRQALDHCARETGQPVLGGISQPRRGFSRHWQTKVLAAESTALAWQLPATDLFRFVQQIKPVGEIPRMTRLDHRQRSSGNSQ, via the coding sequence ATGAACCCGAGTACCCTGGATGGCCTGGAGGCCTCCAATACTGCCGATGCGCTCGCAGCAGCGTCGTTTGGCGAAAATGGCCCAGGCATTGTGCTGCGCGATTTCCTGGCGGCGAACTACGCCCGCCTGCACCGCCGATTGCTGCGCAATCTCGGTTGCGCGGACCTGGCCAGCGATTGCCTGCACGACGCCTGGCTGCGGCTGGCGGACACCAGCACCCCGGTATACGTGCAAAACCCGAACGCCTATGTCTACCGGGTGGCGTGCAACGTGGCGATGGACCAGCTGCGCGGCAAGCGGTCGTCGCAGTACGACGACGAGGCGGCGGTCGAACACTTGACGGATCCGGCCCCCGGTCCGGACCTGATTGCGCTGGCCCGCTCGGACCTGGCCGCGGTCGAGCGCGCGATGCAGCGCATGCCGTACCGACACCGTTCTGTGCTGCTCGCCCTGAGAATAGAAGAAAAAACGCGCCAGGAGGTGGCAGACGAGTATCAGGTTTCCCTGACCAATGTCGATACGATGCTGCGCCAGGCCCTGGATCATTGCGCCCGTGAAACCGGACAGCCCGTGCTCGGGGGCATCAGCCAGCCCCGGCGGGGTTTCTCGCGCCACTGGCAGACCAAGGTGCTCGCCGCCGAGTCCACTGCGCTGGCGTGGCAACTCCCAGCTACCGACCTGTTCCGTTTTGTTCAACAAATCAAGCCCGTTGGCGAAATCCCTCGCATGACGCGGCTTGATCACCGCCAGAGGAGCAGCGGCAATAGCCAGTAA
- a CDS encoding S8 family serine peptidase has translation MQLRPICLAIAVLLCSISSVNAAPSDGDDVRRSYIVQLKAEPLATYTGGIDGLAATKPAPGERLDINSSNAQQYASYLEGKLQAVLAIVADAPVQHQYVAVLNGFAAMLTDSEVLQLKASDDVASIKADVAQAAQTVSTPTFLGLDQPDGLWSKLGGRAHAGEDIVVGIIDSGVWPENPAFADRIDASGAPTFDPGATLAYGAPPASWKGICQTGDGFTADHCNNKLIGARYFDSTFRANYPVMHWSDFRSPRDSLGDPVGKGGHGTHTATTAAGNSLAGSGLINISGMAPRARISTYKVCWTYPTAAVAGKNTCYGADSVAAVEQAIIDGVNVLNFSISGGEKIDDVVELAFLRAVSAGVFVAASGGNSGPSNEVAHVSPWLITVAASTHDRGPGTASVLLADGKQYQGASGNVAALPQKTLIRAEDAGLAGADAVKLARCYSSTENAGVALLDPAKAAGKVVVCARGANARVDKSYAVREAGGVGMVMVDNGAGLVAEIHAVPTVHVTAADGALIRTYAGTANAAAALSAASFGKNPSASPVVADFSSRGPNRYDGNVLKPDLTAPGVNVLAGYTPGMTKAEHASIVAGTIVPPASWQFLQGTSMSSPHVAGLAALLRQQYPSWSPAAIKSALITTASATHADIQERDARGILPFGQGAGHVVPNLASDPGLVYDITPADYQKYVCEMGIGKGCTAVDKAGLNLNLPSISVSNVYIRQTVKRTVTNVATAAATYVASASLNGYDVLIVPASLSLQPGESKSFDVTLTRTSTPTNTWQFGALEWSDGQHKVRSPLVARSQLLEVPPLISSDKPAATRLLGVTSAISGPMTAAIAGFSEVKRIPLTLTQGIQADLATVVSNVEACVAKSAGTLLVPFVVSTGTAAVRFETFDRDTGTGKGDDIDMLILDSNGVRQGYSGRSSSNESLTISNPAPGSYNVCLVGYKIANGVSTNLSLSQAIVKRGDVGGNLKAGAPGQVYAAGKATVGLSWSGLDAGKRYLGAVQWLDSKGVVAGTTVLAVDPKNAPIIP, from the coding sequence ATGCAATTACGCCCTATCTGCCTTGCCATCGCCGTGCTGCTTTGCAGCATATCCAGCGTCAACGCCGCCCCTTCTGACGGAGATGACGTACGTCGCTCATACATCGTGCAATTGAAAGCGGAACCACTGGCCACCTATACCGGTGGCATCGATGGCTTAGCCGCCACCAAGCCCGCTCCCGGCGAGCGCCTGGATATCAACAGCAGCAATGCCCAGCAATATGCCAGTTACTTGGAAGGAAAACTCCAGGCCGTTCTAGCCATCGTGGCCGACGCGCCTGTCCAACATCAATACGTGGCCGTGCTGAACGGCTTTGCCGCCATGCTGACGGATAGCGAAGTGCTGCAATTGAAAGCCAGCGACGATGTCGCCAGCATCAAGGCCGATGTGGCACAAGCGGCGCAAACGGTTAGCACACCCACCTTCCTGGGGCTGGACCAACCCGATGGTTTATGGAGCAAGCTGGGCGGGCGCGCGCACGCGGGCGAGGACATCGTGGTTGGCATTATCGATAGCGGCGTCTGGCCGGAAAATCCTGCCTTTGCCGACCGCATCGACGCCAGTGGCGCACCGACCTTTGACCCAGGCGCTACGCTCGCCTACGGCGCGCCGCCAGCCAGCTGGAAAGGCATATGCCAGACGGGAGACGGATTTACAGCCGACCACTGCAATAATAAACTGATAGGTGCACGCTATTTCGACAGTACCTTCAGGGCGAACTACCCTGTCATGCACTGGAGTGACTTCCGCTCACCCCGGGATTCGCTGGGTGACCCCGTTGGCAAAGGGGGCCACGGCACTCATACCGCCACTACTGCGGCTGGCAATAGCCTGGCGGGCAGCGGCCTTATCAATATCTCGGGCATGGCGCCGCGCGCGCGGATATCCACCTACAAGGTATGCTGGACGTATCCAACGGCAGCTGTTGCAGGCAAAAATACATGCTATGGAGCCGACTCTGTGGCTGCAGTCGAGCAAGCCATCATCGACGGCGTGAATGTACTTAACTTCTCGATCAGCGGTGGCGAAAAAATCGATGACGTTGTGGAGCTGGCCTTCTTGCGTGCGGTCAGCGCAGGCGTGTTTGTTGCCGCTTCGGGCGGCAACAGTGGGCCGTCCAACGAAGTCGCGCATGTCAGCCCATGGTTGATCACGGTGGCGGCATCGACGCATGATCGGGGTCCGGGCACGGCCAGTGTGCTATTGGCCGATGGCAAACAATATCAGGGTGCCTCAGGCAATGTCGCCGCACTGCCCCAGAAAACGCTGATCCGCGCGGAAGATGCAGGCCTGGCCGGTGCCGACGCCGTCAAGCTGGCGCGTTGCTACAGCAGCACGGAAAATGCCGGGGTAGCCCTGCTCGATCCGGCCAAGGCGGCAGGCAAGGTTGTCGTATGCGCACGCGGGGCGAATGCCCGCGTGGACAAGAGTTATGCCGTTCGGGAAGCCGGCGGCGTGGGCATGGTGATGGTTGACAATGGTGCCGGCTTGGTCGCGGAAATACACGCCGTCCCTACGGTGCACGTGACTGCTGCGGACGGCGCACTGATCCGTACTTATGCCGGCACCGCCAACGCGGCTGCCGCCCTCTCGGCGGCCAGCTTCGGCAAAAACCCGTCGGCCTCCCCCGTCGTCGCCGATTTTTCCTCGCGCGGACCCAACAGGTACGACGGTAATGTGCTCAAGCCCGATCTCACCGCTCCGGGCGTCAATGTACTGGCGGGCTACACGCCAGGCATGACGAAAGCCGAGCATGCGTCCATCGTTGCCGGCACCATCGTACCGCCAGCCAGCTGGCAATTCTTGCAAGGCACCTCCATGTCCAGTCCCCATGTGGCCGGTCTGGCCGCCCTGCTGCGCCAGCAATACCCTAGCTGGTCCCCTGCCGCCATCAAATCGGCGCTGATAACCACGGCCAGCGCCACGCATGCCGATATCCAGGAGCGCGATGCGCGCGGCATCCTGCCTTTCGGCCAAGGCGCAGGTCACGTCGTTCCAAACCTGGCGTCCGATCCTGGTCTGGTATACGACATAACGCCAGCCGACTACCAGAAATATGTCTGTGAAATGGGTATCGGCAAGGGTTGCACAGCAGTCGACAAGGCAGGCCTGAACCTGAACCTGCCGTCGATTTCCGTGAGCAATGTGTACATTCGGCAAACTGTCAAGCGCACGGTAACCAATGTGGCTACCGCTGCGGCAACGTATGTCGCCAGCGCGTCGCTGAACGGCTACGATGTGCTCATAGTACCGGCCAGCCTGAGCCTTCAGCCTGGCGAAAGCAAGTCCTTCGACGTGACCCTGACGCGTACCAGCACGCCAACCAATACCTGGCAATTCGGCGCACTGGAATGGAGCGATGGCCAACACAAGGTACGCAGCCCCTTGGTGGCACGCTCACAGTTGCTGGAAGTGCCGCCCTTGATCAGCTCGGACAAACCCGCGGCTACGCGCCTGCTGGGCGTGACCAGCGCCATCAGCGGCCCCATGACGGCAGCCATTGCCGGGTTCAGCGAAGTCAAACGCATTCCGCTGACGCTCACCCAGGGAATTCAGGCCGACTTGGCGACCGTAGTCAGCAATGTAGAGGCATGCGTCGCCAAAAGCGCAGGTACCTTGCTGGTGCCGTTTGTCGTCAGCACCGGTACGGCCGCGGTACGCTTTGAAACGTTTGACCGCGATACTGGCACCGGCAAAGGCGATGACATCGACATGCTCATTCTGGACAGCAATGGCGTACGCCAAGGTTACAGCGGTAGATCGAGCAGCAATGAAAGCCTGACGATCAGCAATCCAGCGCCGGGCAGCTACAACGTTTGCCTGGTTGGCTACAAAATTGCCAATGGCGTCTCCACGAACCTTTCCCTGTCCCAGGCCATCGTCAAGCGCGGCGACGTCGGCGGCAACCTGAAAGCGGGCGCTCCGGGCCAGGTCTATGCCGCAGGCAAAGCGACCGTGGGCCTGAGCTGGTCCGGTCTCGACGCCGGCAAACGCTATCTGGGCGCGGTGCAATGGCTGGACAGCAAGGGCGTCGTGGCAGGCACCACCGTGCTGGCCGTGGACCCGAAAAATGCGCCCATCATCCCTTAA
- a CDS encoding NF038120 family PEP-CTERM protein yields MNHSAYRFTLPDIDAGSPLYKSLAVAVFCSLTTLAPVVHADVIDFEGLGNDLIFSGSSIEQRGLRLSGSDFNGASGALVGAVIDGSDSGFCSALSCPAGNAGNYYGSLNDGILGIHGLQGGSTFKVQNFDASFIGSGGSLPVLAGRLVVQGFYGNGLSLSQTFDLAGPGKNGLSFKQYSFNSAMSALSFSGMQMFTLSCDSSGACNGLGNNQGQFALDNLNFSISAVPEASTYTMLLLGLAGIAAVARRRA; encoded by the coding sequence ATGAATCACTCTGCCTACCGATTTACTTTGCCTGACATCGATGCCGGCTCCCCACTTTACAAAAGTCTGGCCGTCGCCGTGTTTTGCTCGCTTACTACCCTGGCCCCCGTCGTACACGCCGATGTAATTGATTTCGAAGGACTCGGCAATGACCTGATTTTCAGCGGCAGCAGCATCGAACAGCGTGGCTTGCGGCTCAGCGGTTCTGACTTCAATGGCGCCAGTGGAGCGCTGGTAGGCGCCGTCATCGACGGCAGCGACAGCGGGTTTTGCAGCGCTCTCAGCTGCCCTGCGGGCAACGCCGGTAATTACTATGGCAGTTTGAACGACGGCATACTCGGCATTCATGGCTTACAAGGCGGCAGTACATTCAAGGTACAGAACTTCGACGCCAGCTTTATTGGCAGCGGCGGCAGTCTTCCTGTGCTGGCCGGGCGCCTGGTCGTGCAGGGTTTCTATGGCAATGGCCTGTCTCTGTCGCAAACGTTCGACCTGGCCGGCCCCGGCAAGAATGGGCTATCTTTTAAGCAATACAGTTTCAATAGCGCCATGAGCGCACTCAGCTTCAGTGGCATGCAAATGTTTACCCTCAGTTGCGATTCAAGCGGCGCGTGCAACGGCCTTGGCAACAATCAGGGACAGTTTGCCCTCGACAATCTTAACTTCAGCATCAGCGCCGTACCGGAAGCATCGACCTACACGATGCTCTTGCTGGGCCTGGCAGGCATCGCTGCCGTCGCACGTCGCCGCGCCTGA
- a CDS encoding IS66 family transposase — MEHVLEHRPALQHYASSDSLPIDNNPVESAIRPIAIGKRNCLVVDAERSGRRAPRSRACLPLPSSTDSIQHAGCLTPSRSARLAPTAGWIHCYRSRPWRVPTVHHRPASNRTLWRRVSGCRSISMIPAFLYLNPARKMMDRPCSAVPASRRVPARSARPWDGDAVAQLAARVEAQVASHFDLQDTLHQHL; from the coding sequence ATCGAGCATGTCCTCGAGCACCGGCCGGCGCTGCAGCACTACGCCAGTTCGGACAGCCTGCCCATCGACAACAACCCGGTCGAGAGCGCAATACGCCCCATCGCCATCGGCAAGAGAAACTGCTTGGTGGTGGACGCCGAGCGGTCGGGCCGCCGTGCGCCACGATCCAGAGCCTGTTTGCCATTGCCAAGCTCAACGGACTCGATCCAGCACGCTGGCTGTCTGACACCGTCGCGCAGCGCCCGACTTGCCCCAACGGCAGGATGGATACACTGCTACCGTTCGCGGCCATGGCGCGTACCGACCGTGCACCATCGGCCCGCATCAAACAGGACGCTTTGGCGCCGCGTCTCCGGCTGCAGGTCCATCAGCATGATTCCGGCCTTCCTGTACTTGAACCCAGCGCGAAAAATGATGGACAGGCCATGCAGCGCCGTTCCGGCCAGCAGGCGCGTACCGGCGCGCTCGGCTCGGCCATGGGATGGCGATGCCGTTGCTCAGCTCGCCGCTCGTGTCGAGGCCCAGGTGGCCAGTCATTTCGACCTCCAGGACACGCTCCACCAGCATCTTTGA
- a CDS encoding DUF3667 domain-containing protein, whose translation MLDGLAVRLPAAPAVAVPFASVPIAVLASIYLNIQAPCCTISHFPGERCTMSDLKAAGALTMAGVTASEIEGDKTPQRASAAPLANCANCQAPLGGAFCQACGQSAHIHHSLLHLAEEVVHGILHFDAKAWKTLPLLVAFPGRLTRRYIDGQRKNYVSPLALFLFMVFLTFFVTSFGNGQLLGRDANIASLTNHAASAKLRVERNERALDEARKANTGVAGVEKALAVSRKLQHEAEQRLLYVVSPEKANGEEAIALREPGWFDKTVSKIASSPPNPNANFPELEKTFRHAAENPELAFYKLKNTIYKFSFLLIPISLPFMWLMFFWKRDVTMYEHAVFVLYSLCFMSLLFTVLIPLSILNQGWLIGLLVCLAPPLHMFLQLRGTYNLGKWGALWRTCMLLLVANIVFCVFIVLVLMKSLH comes from the coding sequence ATGCTCGATGGCCTGGCCGTGCGGCTGCCGGCGGCGCCAGCCGTGGCGGTACCGTTCGCCAGCGTGCCGATTGCCGTTTTAGCCAGTATTTACTTGAACATACAGGCGCCTTGTTGCACAATCAGCCATTTTCCTGGTGAGAGATGCACGATGAGTGACTTGAAAGCGGCCGGCGCCCTGACGATGGCAGGTGTGACGGCCAGCGAGATCGAGGGCGATAAAACGCCGCAGCGGGCCAGTGCCGCGCCCCTTGCGAACTGCGCCAACTGCCAGGCGCCGCTGGGCGGCGCGTTTTGCCAGGCCTGCGGCCAGTCGGCCCACATCCACCATTCGCTGCTGCACCTGGCCGAAGAAGTCGTGCACGGCATCCTGCACTTCGACGCCAAGGCCTGGAAGACGCTCCCGCTGCTGGTGGCCTTTCCGGGCCGCCTGACGCGCCGCTACATCGACGGCCAGCGCAAGAACTATGTGTCGCCGCTAGCGCTGTTCCTGTTCATGGTCTTCCTGACCTTCTTCGTCACCTCGTTCGGCAACGGCCAGCTTCTCGGCCGCGATGCCAATATCGCCTCGCTGACCAACCACGCCGCGTCTGCCAAGCTCCGGGTCGAGCGCAATGAGCGGGCGCTGGATGAGGCCCGCAAGGCCAATACCGGGGTCGCTGGTGTCGAAAAAGCGTTGGCCGTTTCGCGCAAGCTGCAACACGAAGCCGAGCAACGCCTGCTGTACGTCGTATCGCCAGAAAAGGCGAACGGCGAGGAGGCGATTGCACTGAGAGAACCCGGCTGGTTCGACAAGACTGTCTCCAAGATCGCGTCCAGCCCGCCCAATCCCAACGCCAATTTTCCGGAGTTGGAAAAAACCTTTCGTCATGCCGCCGAAAATCCCGAGTTGGCGTTTTACAAGCTCAAAAACACGATCTACAAGTTCTCGTTCCTGCTGATCCCGATCTCGCTGCCCTTCATGTGGCTGATGTTTTTCTGGAAACGCGACGTGACCATGTACGAGCATGCGGTGTTCGTGCTGTACTCGCTGTGCTTCATGTCCCTGCTGTTTACCGTGTTGATACCGCTATCGATACTCAACCAGGGCTGGCTGATCGGATTGCTCGTGTGCCTGGCGCCGCCCCTGCACATGTTTCTGCAGCTACGCGGCACCTATAACCTGGGCAAATGGGGCGCGCTGTGGCGCACTTGCATGCTGCTGCTGGTAGCCAACATCGTGTTTTGCGTGTTCATCGTGCTGGTGTTGATGAAGAGCCTGCACTAG
- a CDS encoding MFS transporter, producing MPLVVYILGLTIFSLTTSEFMVAGMMPSLALAMDEPVTRIGYLISLYAMGMVIGGPLSTIALLKLRVPNKKGLLWLLGFYALAQSVAASATSYDILAIARVVTGVAASTCFGLSLAICADIVSANARGRAAAVVIGGLMLASVLGVPVATLIDQHLGWRASFWLVVLLAVLCLVLIAVLVPRTKPSEVVSLGNELGEFRNRHLWAAYASSGLIIGAIFAAFSYFATILTEITGFPASAIPWLLGIYGVANVVGNAVVGRYADRYTTIIMVWGMVILSISLALFAVFAHDKTISVALLVVTGLVGMSMNPAIIARVMKTVHPGPLVNTVHTSVINIGLGAGSWLGGLGIAAGYGLRSPLWVGVALAVLGLISLLPYLGHRSRDSVLSH from the coding sequence ATGCCGTTGGTTGTATACATTCTGGGGTTGACGATCTTCTCGTTGACGACATCCGAATTCATGGTAGCTGGCATGATGCCCTCGCTGGCCCTGGCCATGGACGAACCGGTGACACGGATCGGCTATCTGATTTCGCTCTACGCCATGGGCATGGTCATCGGCGGGCCGCTGAGCACCATTGCCCTGCTCAAGCTGCGCGTGCCGAATAAAAAGGGGCTGCTATGGCTGCTGGGCTTTTATGCCCTTGCCCAATCCGTCGCCGCATCGGCCACCAGCTACGACATCCTGGCCATCGCACGGGTGGTCACGGGCGTGGCCGCCTCGACCTGCTTTGGCCTGTCGCTGGCGATCTGCGCCGACATCGTCAGCGCCAACGCGCGCGGGCGCGCCGCCGCCGTCGTGATCGGCGGCCTCATGCTGGCGTCCGTGCTGGGGGTGCCAGTCGCCACGCTCATCGACCAGCACCTGGGATGGCGCGCCAGCTTCTGGCTGGTGGTACTGCTGGCGGTATTGTGCCTGGTGCTCATCGCCGTGCTGGTACCGCGCACCAAGCCATCTGAAGTCGTGAGCCTCGGCAATGAACTGGGGGAATTCAGGAACCGCCACCTGTGGGCAGCATATGCCAGCAGCGGCCTCATCATTGGCGCGATCTTCGCGGCCTTCAGCTACTTCGCCACCATCCTGACGGAAATTACCGGCTTTCCCGCGTCCGCCATCCCCTGGCTGCTGGGCATCTACGGCGTCGCCAACGTGGTGGGCAATGCCGTAGTCGGCCGTTATGCGGACCGCTATACCACCATCATCATGGTCTGGGGCATGGTCATCCTGAGCATCAGCCTGGCGCTATTCGCGGTCTTTGCGCACGACAAGACCATCAGCGTCGCCTTGCTGGTCGTCACAGGCCTGGTCGGGATGTCGATGAATCCCGCCATCATCGCCCGCGTGATGAAAACCGTCCATCCAGGCCCGCTGGTCAACACCGTGCATACCTCCGTCATCAACATCGGCCTGGGCGCCGGCTCGTGGCTCGGCGGCCTCGGCATCGCCGCCGGCTACGGCTTGCGCTCCCCACTGTGGGTCGGTGTCGCACTGGCCGTGCTTGGCCTCATCAGCTTGCTGCCTTACCTCGGACACAGATCGCGCGATTCGGTGTTGTCGCATTAA
- the vioE gene encoding violacein biosynthesis enzyme VioE codes for MPTHLAPPLLPMQWSSAYISYWTPMQEDDQVTSGYCWFDYARNICRIDGLFNPWSEKEHGHLLWMSEIGDARREKSRKQKVAYTRQAEAAGEQLHGTALADEVTPFHGLFLPQAILLDGAARHDGRHTVLGQEADAWVVERAGKASSVFYLEAGGNRLLRMVTGNDPQHLSVRDFPNLFVGDIPDSVFTSCDT; via the coding sequence ATGCCAACCCACCTCGCCCCGCCGCTGCTGCCGATGCAATGGAGTAGCGCTTATATATCCTACTGGACGCCGATGCAGGAAGACGACCAGGTCACGTCCGGCTATTGCTGGTTCGACTATGCGCGCAACATCTGCCGCATCGATGGCCTGTTCAACCCCTGGTCGGAAAAGGAACATGGACACCTGCTGTGGATGTCGGAAATCGGCGACGCCAGGCGTGAAAAAAGCCGCAAGCAGAAAGTGGCATACACAAGGCAAGCCGAAGCCGCTGGCGAACAGCTGCACGGCACGGCGCTGGCCGATGAGGTGACGCCGTTCCATGGCCTGTTCCTGCCGCAAGCGATCCTGCTTGACGGCGCGGCGCGTCACGATGGCCGCCACACCGTGCTGGGCCAGGAGGCGGACGCCTGGGTAGTCGAGCGGGCGGGCAAGGCCTCATCGGTCTTCTACCTGGAGGCCGGAGGCAACCGCCTGCTGCGCATGGTCACCGGCAACGACCCGCAGCACCTGTCGGTACGCGACTTTCCCAACCTGTTTGTCGGCGACATTCCGGACAGCGTTTTTACGTCTTGCGACACCTGA
- a CDS encoding tryptophan hydroxylase: MNILVIGAGPAGLLFASQMKQAQPGWNIRITEKNTQEEVLGWGVVLPGRPPRHPANPLSYLEQPERLNPQFLEEFKLVHHDQPNLMSTGVTLCGVGRQALVQALRAKCVAAGITIRYETPPAAKAQLEAEYDLVVVSNGVNYKSLDLPPALAPHIDFGRNKYIWYGTTQLFDQMNLVFRSNDQGIFIGHAYKYSDTMSTFIVECSEETYARAQLEALSERDAAAYIAKTFEAELGEHGLLSQPSQGWRNFMTLSHDRARDGKFVLLGDALQSGHFSIGHGTTMAVVAALLLVKTLDTEADAAAALDSFNARAVPLVQLFKEHANSSRLWFESVGQRIGLSNAELTASFDARRKDLPSLQEALMASLGYALGR, translated from the coding sequence ATGAACATTCTCGTTATCGGCGCCGGCCCCGCAGGACTGCTCTTCGCCAGCCAGATGAAACAGGCCCAGCCCGGCTGGAATATCCGCATTACGGAAAAAAACACCCAGGAAGAAGTGCTGGGCTGGGGTGTGGTGCTGCCGGGACGGCCGCCGCGCCATCCCGCCAATCCGCTCTCTTACCTGGAGCAACCGGAACGGCTCAATCCGCAGTTCCTCGAAGAATTCAAGCTCGTGCATCACGACCAGCCCAACCTGATGAGCACCGGCGTCACCCTGTGCGGCGTCGGACGGCAGGCCCTGGTGCAGGCGCTGCGCGCCAAGTGCGTGGCAGCCGGCATCACGATCCGCTATGAAACACCGCCGGCGGCCAAGGCGCAGCTGGAAGCCGAATACGACCTGGTGGTGGTCTCGAATGGCGTCAATTACAAATCGCTGGATTTGCCGCCAGCGCTGGCGCCGCACATCGATTTCGGCCGCAACAAATACATCTGGTACGGCACCACCCAGCTGTTCGACCAGATGAACCTGGTGTTCCGCAGCAATGACCAAGGCATTTTCATCGGCCATGCCTATAAATACTCGGACACGATGAGCACCTTTATCGTCGAATGCAGTGAAGAAACGTACGCCAGGGCGCAGCTGGAGGCGCTTTCCGAGCGCGACGCCGCCGCGTATATCGCCAAAACCTTCGAGGCCGAACTGGGTGAGCACGGGCTGCTCAGCCAACCGAGCCAGGGCTGGCGCAACTTCATGACCCTCAGCCACGACCGGGCCCGCGACGGCAAGTTCGTCCTGCTCGGCGATGCGCTGCAATCGGGGCATTTTTCCATCGGCCATGGCACCACCATGGCGGTGGTGGCGGCACTGCTGCTGGTCAAAACCCTCGATACCGAAGCCGACGCGGCGGCTGCCCTGGACAGCTTCAACGCCCGTGCAGTGCCCTTGGTGCAACTGTTCAAGGAGCACGCCAACAGCAGCCGCCTGTGGTTTGAAAGCGTGGGCCAGCGTATCGGACTGAGCAATGCAGAGCTGACCGCCAGCTTCGACGCCCGCCGCAAGGACTTGCCGTCGCTACAAGAAGCGCTGATGGCCAGCCTCGGCTACGCGCTGGGCCGCTAG
- a CDS encoding FAD-dependent oxidoreductase yields the protein MHKIIIVGGGLAGSLSAIYLAQRGHDVHVVEKRGDPLQKASANADPVNSRAIGVTMTVRGVKAVLAAGISRQELELCGERILGMAFSVGRTFKVRELPQREGLFPLSLDRSAFQRLLNTYAARHEVKYYFEHKCLDVDLERKVVLVQGPDGALQHLHGDLIIGADGAHSAVRRAMQSGMRRFEFKQSFFRHGYKTLVLPNAEGLGFRKDLLYFFGMASKGQFAGRAATIPDGSVSFVICLPYSGTPSLNTLNRETMAAFFDRYYDKLPAASRQEMVDQFIALPSNDLINVRSSTFHYKGNVLLIGDAAHATAPFLGQGMNMALEDTHIFATLLEKHGNALAPTLSEFTHLRKVQADAMQDMAIANYEALSNPNLIFFLQTRYNRYMHQKFPRIYPPDMADKLFFTSIPYDELQQIQKKQNVWYKLGRVN from the coding sequence ATGCATAAAATCATTATCGTCGGCGGAGGCCTGGCAGGTAGCCTCAGCGCCATTTATCTGGCGCAACGGGGACACGATGTCCACGTCGTCGAAAAACGCGGCGATCCGCTGCAGAAAGCGTCCGCCAACGCCGATCCGGTCAACTCGCGCGCCATCGGCGTCACCATGACCGTGCGCGGCGTCAAGGCGGTGCTGGCGGCCGGCATCAGCCGGCAGGAGCTCGAGCTGTGCGGCGAACGCATCCTGGGCATGGCGTTTTCCGTCGGCCGCACATTCAAGGTGCGCGAACTGCCCCAGCGCGAAGGCTTGTTTCCGCTGTCGCTGGACAGGTCCGCATTCCAGCGCCTGTTGAACACCTACGCCGCCAGGCACGAAGTGAAATACTACTTCGAGCATAAATGCCTGGATGTCGACCTGGAAAGAAAAGTCGTGCTGGTCCAGGGCCCGGACGGCGCCCTGCAGCACCTGCATGGCGACCTGATCATCGGTGCCGACGGCGCCCATTCCGCCGTGCGTCGCGCCATGCAAAGCGGCATGCGGCGCTTTGAATTCAAGCAAAGCTTCTTCCGCCATGGCTACAAGACCCTCGTGTTGCCGAATGCGGAGGGCCTGGGTTTCAGGAAAGATTTGCTGTATTTCTTCGGCATGGCGTCCAAGGGCCAGTTTGCCGGCCGCGCCGCCACCATCCCGGATGGCAGCGTCAGCTTCGTCATTTGCCTGCCCTACTCCGGCACGCCCAGCCTGAACACGCTGAACCGGGAAACCATGGCGGCCTTCTTCGACCGCTATTACGACAAGCTGCCGGCGGCCAGCCGGCAAGAGATGGTGGACCAGTTTATCGCCCTGCCCAGCAACGACCTCATCAATGTCCGCTCGAGCACCTTCCATTACAAGGGCAATGTCTTGCTGATCGGCGATGCGGCGCACGCCACCGCTCCCTTCCTCGGACAGGGCATGAACATGGCGCTGGAGGACACGCATATCTTCGCCACCTTGCTGGAAAAGCACGGCAATGCCCTGGCCCCCACCCTGTCCGAGTTCACGCACCTGCGCAAGGTACAGGCGGACGCCATGCAGGATATGGCGATCGCCAACTACGAGGCGCTGAGCAACCCCAACCTGATTTTCTTCCTGCAGACGCGCTACAACCGCTACATGCACCAGAAATTCCCCCGTATTTATCCACCCGACATGGCGGATAAATTGTTCTTTACATCGATACCTTACGATGAATTGCAGCAAATCCAGAAAAAGCAAAACGTTTGGTACAAACTTGGGAGGGTAAACTAA